A single window of Flagellimonas maritima DNA harbors:
- a CDS encoding histidine kinase, with protein sequence MVSKDNHFEDILIYFSKSLMGKKNEEDILWDLAKNCISKLGFVDCVIYLIDQNRNLLIQKSAYGPKNPKDNKLYNPVEIALGQGITGHVALSGKAEIINDTSKDNRYIVDDDIRLSEICVPIIFENIVYGVIDCEHPEKSFFTDQHLKMLSAIASICAIKIKSVRDNKALLEKQENLLKIKEEMVELKLKVLNSQLNPHFLFNALNAIQYFVASEKKQSALEYLSVFSKLIRYYLKSLKSDTVSLKEEVQMLHNYLKLQKLRYHNRFEYVITIKDDLNKIDAVIPAFVIQTLFENIIEYAMLNQHKNEKLNIVFNMLKNSVLLKVEYQYSEDSSANKYKPEYRQRIIQWEDQIKLLNSIKDYTIEKKVSLNMNDNVQFGEIILKLPDLS encoded by the coding sequence ATGGTCTCAAAAGACAATCATTTTGAAGATATTCTTATTTATTTTTCCAAATCTTTAATGGGAAAAAAGAACGAAGAAGACATTCTATGGGACTTAGCCAAAAACTGTATTTCAAAATTGGGCTTTGTAGATTGTGTTATTTACCTTATTGATCAAAATAGAAATCTTCTTATACAAAAGTCTGCCTATGGCCCTAAGAACCCTAAGGACAACAAGCTGTATAATCCTGTTGAAATTGCTCTAGGACAAGGAATTACAGGACATGTAGCCCTTTCTGGAAAGGCAGAAATAATAAATGATACTTCAAAAGACAACCGGTATATTGTAGATGATGATATAAGGCTATCTGAAATTTGTGTTCCTATTATATTTGAAAATATAGTTTACGGAGTTATAGATTGTGAACATCCCGAAAAAAGTTTTTTTACGGATCAGCACCTAAAGATGTTATCGGCAATTGCCTCTATTTGTGCCATAAAAATCAAAAGTGTAAGAGACAATAAAGCACTTTTGGAAAAACAAGAAAATCTTCTAAAAATAAAAGAAGAAATGGTAGAGCTGAAGCTCAAGGTTTTAAATTCACAGCTAAATCCGCATTTTCTGTTTAATGCTCTTAATGCCATTCAATATTTTGTAGCATCTGAAAAGAAGCAATCAGCATTGGAATATTTGTCTGTTTTTAGCAAGCTTATACGGTATTATTTAAAAAGTCTTAAAAGCGATACTGTAAGTCTTAAAGAAGAAGTACAAATGTTGCACAATTACTTAAAATTACAAAAACTCCGTTATCATAATAGATTTGAATATGTAATTACCATTAAAGATGATTTAAACAAAATAGATGCGGTAATCCCCGCATTTGTAATACAGACACTTTTTGAGAACATTATTGAATATGCTATGCTCAATCAACATAAAAACGAAAAATTAAACATTGTTTTTAATATGTTAAAAAATAGCGTGCTATTAAAAGTTGAATATCAATATAGTGAAGATTCTTCTGCTAATAAATACAAACCCGAATACCGACAACGTATTATTCAATGGGAGGATCAGATTAAGTTGCTTAATTCCAT